In a single window of the Dysgonomonas mossii genome:
- a CDS encoding sigma 54-interacting transcriptional regulator has translation MARPDIQQVKQRFGIIGNTPDLNRAIDIALQVAPTDMSVLVTGESGVGKESFPQIIHQFSHRKHGTYIAVNCGSIPEGTIDSELFGHEKGSFTGATGERKGYFEVANGGTLFLDEVGELPLSTQARLLRVLETGEFIKVGSSKVEKTDVRVVAATNLDMITATRNGRFREDLYYRLNTVPIRIPALRDRKDDIPLLFRKFASDCAEKYNMPSIVLTESAKQMLKDYYWPGNIRQLKNITEQISIIEQAREITPDILKLYLPANEVGLIPIHTSAGHNDPKNFSNEREILYQVLFDMKKDMNELKKIVHDIVAGNLKASDAVSASTISKSDNTLPTMVVSAADKGATTPLTIKNDPHTITPTRNDIADVDIIEAPEYEEETLSLQDVEKDMIIKALDRHNGKRKNAAQDLKISERTLYRKIKEYNLENL, from the coding sequence ATGGCAAGACCAGATATACAACAGGTAAAACAACGCTTCGGCATCATAGGGAACACACCCGATCTTAACCGAGCTATAGACATAGCGCTTCAGGTAGCACCTACCGATATGTCTGTACTAGTGACAGGAGAGAGCGGAGTGGGAAAAGAAAGTTTTCCGCAGATTATCCATCAGTTCAGCCATCGTAAACATGGAACTTATATTGCGGTCAACTGTGGGTCTATCCCCGAAGGCACTATAGATTCAGAACTTTTCGGACACGAAAAAGGATCCTTTACCGGAGCTACAGGCGAACGAAAAGGGTATTTCGAAGTAGCGAATGGAGGGACACTATTCCTCGACGAAGTAGGAGAATTACCCCTTTCTACACAGGCTCGTTTACTTCGGGTACTCGAGACTGGTGAATTTATAAAAGTAGGATCATCAAAAGTAGAGAAAACAGATGTACGTGTTGTTGCGGCTACAAATCTGGACATGATAACAGCTACACGAAACGGACGTTTTCGTGAAGACTTGTATTACCGCTTAAACACTGTCCCCATTCGGATACCTGCACTAAGAGACAGGAAAGACGACATTCCTCTACTCTTTAGAAAGTTTGCAAGCGACTGTGCTGAAAAATACAACATGCCGTCTATTGTTTTAACCGAATCGGCAAAACAAATGCTCAAAGACTACTATTGGCCGGGGAATATTCGCCAGCTAAAGAACATCACCGAACAGATATCAATTATAGAACAGGCAAGAGAAATAACTCCGGATATACTAAAACTTTATCTTCCGGCAAACGAGGTTGGCTTAATTCCCATACACACTTCTGCGGGACATAATGATCCTAAAAACTTTAGTAATGAGCGAGAAATACTCTATCAGGTACTTTTTGATATGAAAAAAGACATGAACGAGCTAAAAAAAATTGTTCATGATATTGTTGCCGGAAATCTAAAAGCCTCAGATGCTGTATCTGCATCCACAATCAGCAAAAGCGATAACACTTTACCCACTATGGTAGTAAGTGCAGCTGACAAAGGAGCAACTACACCTCTTACTATAAAAAATGATCCTCATACTATTACCCCTACCAGAAATGATATTGCTGACGTAGATATAATAGAAGCTCCCGAATATGAAGAGGAAACACTTTCGCTACAGGATGTAGAAAAAGACATGATCATAAAAGCGTTGGATCGTCATAACGGAAAGCGTAAGAATGCGGCTCAAGACCTGAAAATATCGGAACGTACACTATACAGAAAAATAAAAGAATATAATCTGGAAAATTTATGA
- a CDS encoding 1-acyl-sn-glycerol-3-phosphate acyltransferase, with protein sequence MKEKLLSYDDVRKMSPILRGPFGNILIKFAMWLTGMNKVNRIYDTSKQYEGPEFCKHLLQDVGVNIVVENIEVLNQYEEASFITVSNHAYGHIDGIAAIATIASVRPDYKMMVNFILGMIDTMSPNFIAVNPFQSGKMASKSSLEGIKQSIEHIKSGHPLGFFPAGAVSKTKVRNFRMEVEDREWQEPVLKLIKKSKVPVIPMYFSGKNSWFFNFLDLVNWRLRSLRLGHEVYNKKSKTIYLRLGEPILPEEQAKHTDIKEFGEFLKAKTYALAKSTD encoded by the coding sequence ATGAAGGAAAAATTACTGAGCTATGATGATGTTCGCAAAATGAGCCCTATTTTGCGTGGTCCATTTGGAAATATACTTATAAAATTTGCTATGTGGCTGACCGGAATGAATAAGGTCAACCGCATCTACGATACTTCGAAGCAATACGAAGGCCCTGAATTTTGCAAACATTTATTACAAGACGTTGGTGTCAATATAGTAGTCGAAAACATAGAAGTGCTTAACCAATACGAAGAAGCTTCGTTTATCACTGTCTCGAACCATGCATACGGTCACATAGATGGTATTGCCGCCATTGCCACAATCGCATCGGTTCGCCCCGACTATAAAATGATGGTAAATTTCATTCTCGGTATGATAGACACAATGTCTCCCAACTTCATTGCTGTTAATCCTTTCCAAAGCGGAAAAATGGCAAGTAAGTCAAGCCTCGAAGGAATAAAACAATCCATCGAACATATCAAAAGCGGACATCCATTGGGATTCTTCCCTGCCGGTGCTGTCTCTAAGACAAAAGTAAGAAACTTCAGAATGGAGGTTGAAGACCGTGAATGGCAAGAACCAGTGCTAAAGCTGATAAAAAAATCGAAAGTACCTGTGATACCAATGTACTTTAGCGGTAAAAATTCTTGGTTCTTTAACTTTCTTGATCTTGTAAATTGGAGACTCCGTTCATTGAGGTTAGGACATGAAGTGTATAATAAAAAGAGTAAAACTATATACTTACGATTGGGTGAGCCAATACTACCGGAAGAACAGGCAAAACATACAGATATAAAGGAATTCGGAGAGTTTTTGAAAGCTAAAACATACGCTTTAGCTAAATCTACAGATTAA
- a CDS encoding metallophosphoesterase family protein has translation MKKIGLLSDTHNWWDEKFAKYFSDCDEIWHAGDIGSMELALKFEALGKPFRAVYGNIDDSRVRAAYPETLRFALEGVDVFMIHIGGSPGRYERKVQSILLMNPPKLFITGHSHILKVIFDKKINGLFINPGAAGKYGIHKVRTLLKFNLSEGNISDLDIIELHDES, from the coding sequence ATGAAAAAGATAGGATTACTTTCTGACACCCATAACTGGTGGGATGAGAAGTTTGCAAAATATTTTTCCGACTGTGACGAAATATGGCATGCGGGAGATATAGGTTCAATGGAGTTGGCTTTAAAGTTCGAAGCTTTGGGCAAACCCTTTCGGGCAGTTTACGGGAATATCGATGATAGTCGTGTACGTGCAGCATACCCGGAAACGTTACGCTTCGCGCTCGAAGGTGTAGATGTGTTTATGATTCATATCGGAGGCTCTCCGGGTAGATATGAACGAAAAGTACAATCAATATTACTTATGAATCCGCCCAAATTATTTATAACCGGGCACTCACATATACTGAAAGTCATATTCGATAAAAAAATAAACGGATTATTCATCAATCCGGGTGCAGCAGGCAAATACGGAATACATAAAGTCAGAACCCTTCTTAAGTTTAACTTGAGTGAAGGCAATATCTCAGACTTGGATATCATCGAACTTCATGACGAATCTTAA